DNA from Colletotrichum higginsianum IMI 349063 chromosome 7 map unlocalized unitig_7, whole genome shotgun sequence:
GGCGGCTCCTACAACGTCttcgccggccgcgacgcctCGCGCGGCTTCGTCACGGGCTGCTTCATGGAGGACCGCACCCCGGACAtgcgcggcgtcgaggccatgTTCCTGCCGCTCGACGACCCCGAGATCGACCGCCACTGGTCCTACGACGACATGCGGAGgctgcaggaggaggagctggccgccgcccgcgccaaGGTCCACGACGCGCTCAAGCATTGGGTCGATTTCTTCTCCAAGAGCGACAAGtacggcgccgtcggcaaggTCAGGAGGGATCCCGACTGGCTCGAGAAggagcccaagaagaagctgtGCGAGCAGGCGCAGAAGGGCAGGGTCCCGAGGAAGCTTCCTGGGCAGGAGGGCCAGAACTAGGTGCCATGATGACGGACCGCGCGTGCTTGAATACTATGTTGTCTCGTTCATAGGCACTGTGAACAGGGCGGCTCGTTTCCCTGCCACGGACTCAACTGTGGGAGCGCCAACCATGTGCAGCTTGTCACGATGCGTTCACAGATACCCTGCGAATCACTTGCTCGACGAATCTGAACAAACTAAATGTGACAAGCATAATGCTGTGCTCTCTTGCCTTCTGAGCGGCTACTTTCAAGATCCGATCGACCCGCCAAGGGGTTGTGTAACGGGCCGAGGACCGGTTGTTGGTTGGTCACGCGCAAACCCGTCATATTTCGCACCCACGCGCCCCCTCTAATATTCAATTTCAATCCTCTTGGGAGCCCGGTGACATTACCGAGAACAAGCCCAAGAGGGGCAAGAGGAGTCATTGCTTTTCAGGTGGAAATGCTCGGTCAACCACATTTGGTTTCTTGGAAGTCCTCTATTCGACCATGCTTGAATGCTGTGGCGAAGGATGCAAGCTTGTCTCGAGCTTGGTTTTTGAGAGTGTTCCGTGTACGTGATTGCCGGTCGCCCTGAGTGGCCAAGCCCACGGGTACCGACATACAGACAGTTCAGACAATTGCGCGTGGAGATAGATTGCAAATGCCAGAATCAAGAAACTCGATTTAGATACTATAGCAAATCATGCAATTGACGCCGTTCCCGGCATGGATCCCCATATACACAGGGGGATAACCCCCCCTTCTAGTCTTTTGGTTTTCTCGGGCTTCCCGCCCGTACCGTGCGAACCAGCGGTTGACATGCACCGCCCTCCACGAATGATGAGGTTTTAAAAAAGGAAAAGTGAATGGTATTAAGTTTCATCAGCACAAAAAGTGTACACCGTAGCCAGAGCCCAACGCCCGGCCTGACCCGAACCCCACAGTCGTCACGACGACGCTTCTTACAAGAGCAGGAAGCCGGCACCGAGGGCGAGCAGCAAAGTACCGGGCGCGCTGAgggagacggcgccggcggtaGGAGGAGAGGACGGTGTGGCACCggaaccgccgccgctaccGCCGTTAGAGCCACCGCCGTTGGAGCCAccaccggcaccgccagTGGGAGAGGCGGaaccgccgccgttgccgcctgcagagccgccgccggggatcTGGGCCTGAGGGACCTTCTTTGCGGCCTGGGCGTAGTTCTCAATGGTACGGGTGGCGTTGGCCCTGGAGCTGTTGAAATTGTTAGCATCGTGTCTGGGCCATTTGGTGTGAAATGTGTGTGAGTGGATGAGTGGATGAGTGGGTGCTGTGTGATTATGTCCATGCGCCCCTCGGGTTTCGTCTTGTATCATCGTCCGAAGGATGAAACGTGGTACAGCCACAAAGCGGCACGGATGCGTCATCCGCAGACGGGTCCCGGCTTGACAACTTGACATGTGCGGCGAAGAACACAGGGGACCAAAAAGCAGAAAGTTGGGCCAGAAAAGGACCAAGTGGATCAGGATATGACTTACTTCTCGTTGATGACCATAACCATGCCGTTTTGGCAGTGCTTGCCCTGGGAGCAGTACAGCCACATGGGCGCTGTGCTGTTGACCATGACGGTGAAGACGGGAATTTGTCCCATAGCGGCCGAAGCTTGAACAGGCTGGTAGCCCGAGTAGACGCCCTTTGCCGAGGCGTTTACGTTGGAGATGGGGATGCACGGGTTGTCGAAGGTGGACTGGACAACTGAGTGGTTGCCGCCGCGGAATTGGAACTGCACCATGGAGCCGACGGGGGCGTTGATCTTGTCGGGGAAGAACTTGAGCGTGTTGTTGGTCGaggcgacggagacgaccTGCACGTCGACGGCTGCGAGCGGTCGTGTTAGTCTCtttgccctcggcgtcatGACTTGGGTCTCCGACTTACCCTGAGCAACGGCGGCCAGAGCCGAAACAACCATAGCCGAGATATGCATTTTGATGAGAGAGTCTTTTATGTGGTTCTTAATCAACCAGTAGAATAGTGTTGTGAATATTTGGTCGGCGGAGACGAGTCGAGCGAGAGTAGCGGTACTAAACGGTGGAAATATCGAGCAAAAAGCGACTTGCGCTTGGTAGGACTAGCCTTTGGAGAAGTTGAAGAATTAAAGATTCGAGAAGAAAGTAAAGAAAAGGGAAGAAGTAACTAGGAAATCCCGCCTCAAGATTGTTTGTTGATGGAATCTCTAGGAAAGAAGAGGGACCagacagagagggaggggggtgcgAGGGAACGGCATGAATTTAAGCAACCCTCGGGATCGTCCCAAGACCCAGTGATAGGAAGCCTCGACAAcggaaagaagaaaaagccAGACCCTCAGGCCCCCTGGCTGCATCGATtgggtggtcgtcgtcgtcgttgtcgctgTCTTTCGTCGAGCATCTGAAAAGGCAAAGACCCATGTCCACGCCCCTCCCTTCCCGGGCACCGGCCCACCGCGAGACGTCAGTGGACAAGGGCCAGAGAGGGGGCCCCCTTTCGACCATGGGCGTGTTGCAAATGACGGCAGaagcgaggcgaggcgaggcgagacGAGGCGAATGGACGTTGGTTGCGAAGGGGGTGTGGTAGGTgagagagggaaggaggaggagaaggaggaggctgaTGCAGCGTGGTTGAAACGCGTTTTGACCATGGCACCCAGGCCATGGGTGTGAGAGCCTACCCTGCGTCTGGACCTGGGCCAATGTGCCCGCCGTACCGACTCTGTCTGGTGGGCTTGGAACGACGGCTGGTTTGGTCAATTCTGCAGGTCTGGGACAATGGGAAACACATTAGAACCCAAGCTTACAGGATGTTGTTTGTTGATCCCCTATAACCGTTTTTTACAttgattttttttttttttttgctgctgctgctgctgctgccgctgccgggcCTCGCATTTGCTTGCGTCCTGcttgctgccgtcgtcggtggcTTTCCCCGACTTGGCATTTGCAGCCACTCTTAGGATTCAATCTAAATACACTACCGCATAGCTTAACATCCGTACCTAGTTTGATGGGGTCTTGGTCAGGTTGCTGTGTAAGGAACCCTTGTCTCCCGAGTGGCTTGCCAGAAGCAGATGGGTATGGGGGAAGACCCTAAAGCCGGCCAAGACGGCTTCCAAGCAAGACGATACAAGCTAGGAGAATGGAAGCCGTTGTACCCGGGCACAGTATTACCGCTCGTTTGCACAACAAAAAAGAAATGAGGAGGGCCTGGAAGCGTAGATCCGAGGAGTTGCAAGACGGACGGCCCCCGATGGGGGAGACGGCCTACAAAGGTAGTTGACACGAGGGAGCTTGGACTTTCATCGCGGGCTGTGAACTCGTGCCACTGACAGACACCACGCCACACACCGCGGCAGGCCAACGTCAGTCAACTGAAGATGACGGgcccgaggaggccagactggCTGAACGGCAATTGGGTTTAGCGACGCTGCTGCACCTGCTTGCAATCAGACAATCAGACACACGCCCGGTGGTGGCGCACGCACAGGCTACGCCAATGTCGTAAATTGCAACGTCGTCAAAGTTGGGACCAGGCCGATCTTGACAGGATAGAAAAGAGATCCGAGAGGAACACTGGCAGTAACTGCGGTTCGTCTGCTCGCCAGAAAATGGAAAGGTAAAAGCAAATGAAAAAAGTTATCTCATCATGATTGGACTTCAGCCCGTCAAACCTCCgagccacacacacacacacacacacacacacacacacacacacatacacccATACGTATTCGCACACCGAGACACCTACATTCCACACAAAACAGGCCCGTCAGTCGGCCTTCGACCATAAGGCCAATGGGGGAATGCAACCCTGTCGCTCCGAGTCCGTGTCTGGGAGGTagagaaaagaagaataaAAGAGAGGAGACACCTACCAAGACGGCACAaagaccaagaccaagacggGCCACGGGGCAGCCACGACTTCCCTTCATCGCCTCTAGTCGGGGGTAATCAGCTGAGTGCCTGCTCCCCTCCCACCACTGTCCATCTGAACCGTGAATGGGAAGagcagagagagaagaaaaagttGAGACTGGCAAGCGGTGATAGCGCGTGTCAATCCAAGtcggacgacgtcgaagccGAAATAAGGTTTGGGTACGCACGGTTCGCCCAACGAGCCAGGACACGCACTCACACCCCCGTCGTGATTCGTCCTCGGTTCCGAGACCCATAACATATCCTCCCACTGCCCCTTGGTAGCTCTTGTTATTGGCTGAAGCCCTAACCTTAGCTGCCGAAAAGAGGCTGGCGCTCGGATGTGCTTCACTGACACTCTCCCTCAGCCCTCTGACAGTTCCGTAACGCACCCTGTTTCATCCCCTCCGTCCACAACCACGGATTCCCTCCCCATCACTGCTGCGTCCTCCGtccttcgtcctcgtcccggaCCACCTTGCTGCGTCTTGGCCATTTTCAACCACGTTTGCCGCTTTGCCATTTTGCTCCCCCCGCCCACCCCAGTTCTGCCCCGTTGGCGGGAGGGCCTGTCAAGACCCCTGAGTCGTCCGTCCATCCGTCGTCCCGCCGCGTGTTCCGCCCTGGCGATATTGCATACCGACGACCCCAACGGAAAATTGCCGACGATACATTAGTTTGCACACCAGGATTCAAGATAACCCAAGCAGCCGACACCCTTGCTGATCTTAGCTTCCCAACCGCTGCGTCACACTGCCGTTGCTTGTCATTGCTTGGCCGCTCCTTCGTCTGTCAGCCCGTCTTGACGAAACCAAGCCAGTCACATCCCCGTCTTTTAGAAGACGCCCGACTCGCCCAGCAAGACCACGTTCACGACGTCGTCATGCCCTCGCCCAGCCCTTGGCCATGGCATTtcctcggccgtcgaggaagaaagaCAGGTCAGTCAGTCAACGGAGGCACTTGCGTCTGGTTATCCCGCCCCCGTACCCTGCCGCCTTGCTTCCTATGTCTCCCCCCTGCCTCTCGGGCCAACGGTCACCCTCCAGTGCAGGGAGAAGAAATCTATCTATCCTAGTATATCCAATCCGTTTAATGTCTTTGCCTGTGTCCGAAAATTAGCCAATACACTTAGACAGCCTTAGGTACGCAAGATCAGCTTCCCGAGATCTACTGTTCAAGCATGATCCACATACCCGCCGCACACACTGCTAAACTTGATCGTAATTCCTCGCAATCAGGCGCCTCCCCATGCCTTTTTCATgcccctttcccttctcttTGGAGCGGCCTTCCGACTCTTGGCTCTGCCTCGCCTCGTGACTCTCATGCCCCCTGACCCATTCCCATCACTCTCCTTGTCCCAGAGAAAAACAGGGGTGCCTTGCTTCTACAGACGCTTGTCATGTTTCCTCCGTCCCACGGGTGCCTTAGTCGCCGTCCCCTTCCACGTGGATTCCTCATTTCCCCTTCACCCGTCGAAGCATCAAGGCAGTCGAAGGGTCGTCTCACGGAAGAGACAGCCGCTTccagccaccgccgccgggacCGTATAACCGCCTGTCGTTATAGCCTCGAGTACCCTCTTTCGCCCGCTGTCTACTTGATCAAAGATTGTTTTAAACTGCATGCGGGTTGCAAATCTCTTCGGATGGAGGCGTCTCAGGGTAACTCGAATGCCGTCCGCCGTTCCTAGGCCGGGGCAGAAACGAAACGCTCTGGTTTTTAGTAACGAATCGATGCGTCAAAAATCCATCAAGAAAATTTCCGGCTTCAACCAAACTGCCGCTTGGCTACGCGGAGGGTTCTAAGAATAGTGGCGTTCGCACTGGGTAGCCTGGATTAGGGGTTTCAACCCATGGTTGAAATGACAGGCCCTTTCGCCGCCGTTCAGAAACTATATCTTCGTTTGAGCTGACACTTTCACGCCTTCTGAGCTTCGTCCCAAGTTGGTTCGTCTTGCGCGCCAAGAAGAGACAAACTCTCGTTACGTACCGCCACTGTCATCTTGGACCTCGGTCACTATCCCGCACCCATCACCCATTACCCATTcctttgtcttcttcttccttatCCAACAATTCATTGGCTTGGCACGCAAGGTAGTCCTTGGGCACAAAAGAAACCGGAAGCAGGGCGAACCTgtgccgccgccaaggtccTCAACTACTCATGTCCCGTCATGTCCCGTCATGTCTGGGAGAAGGCGAGCAACGGGGTAGCAGAACATGGGGCCAAACATCTCTTCAACACACACTCCCGCACACAAACATTCGCTTTCTCCGAACGCTAGCGTTGAAGCCCAAGTCTCCGCGGCTAGGAGAAGCTCCCTTGGGGCGAGGTGTCAGGAAACATTGGACGAAGCTGGCTGGCTTCACGACTCATTCACCGACACTCTGCCAAACCGTGAGTGAGGGCCAGATTTAGTCAGGTTTCTTTCCTCGCTCTTTCCCAGCCAACGCTTGGCAAGAGTGTTACCAGAGTTGGCAA
Protein-coding regions in this window:
- a CDS encoding Extracellular serine-rich protein — translated: MHISAMVVSALAAVAQAVDVQVVSVASTNNTLKFFPDKINAPVGSMVQFQFRGGNHSVVQSTFDNPCIPISNVNASAKGVYSGYQPVQASAAMGQIPVFTVMVNSTAPMWLYCSQGKHCQNGMVMVINENSRANATRTIENYAQAAKKVPQAQIPGGGSAGGNGGGSASPTGGAGGGSNGGGSNGGSGGGSGATPSSPPTAGAVSLSAPGTLLLALGAGFLLL